CTTCCGCTTCCCTCATCGGCTGTGTACTCATTTTCTTGGGGATGATACTTGCTGAGTTGCCATCAAGACGGAAGAAAACGAAGATAACTCAGGAAATTACCTGATGATTCACAAAAATAAATCGGACTTCTAAATAAGGAAGTCCGATTTATTTAAGAAGCCCTTGTTCCATTGCGAAAGATATCGCCCCGTTACGCGTTTCTATGCCATTTTGTTTCAAGTTTTCCAAAAAGGAGATATAAAAGCTGCCGTCAAAATTCTTTTGGACCTTTAAAGTTAACTCTATCGCTGCATTGACTAAAATATCACTTGCATCTGTATAGCGCTTGCCAAAATAAATAAAGCCAATGGC
This genomic stretch from Peribacillus muralis harbors:
- a CDS encoding DUF6123 family protein, which produces MNFGVDAEVVKSTEEYVRFLEGKGFTFGNDAIGFIYFGKRYTDASDILVNAAIELTLKVQKNFDGSFYISFLENLKQNGIETRNGAISFAMEQGLLK